Proteins from a single region of Primulina tabacum isolate GXHZ01 chromosome 5, ASM2559414v2, whole genome shotgun sequence:
- the LOC142545386 gene encoding autophagy-related protein 8f-like yields MAKGSFREEHDLAKRRAEAARIREKYPDRIPVIVEKAENSSIPNIDKKKYLVPVDLTVGQFVYVIRKRIKLSAEKAIFIFMDNVLPPTGALMSTVYEAKQDEDGFLYVTYSGENTFGNPILP; encoded by the exons ATGGCAAAGGGTTCATTCAGGGAAGAGCATGACCTCG cGAAAAGACGTGCTGAAGCTGCTAGAATCAGGGAGAAATACCCAGATAGAATTCCG GTAATTGTTGAGAAGGCAGAAAACAGTAGTATCCCCAATATTGACAAGAAAAA GTATCTAGTGCCGGTTGACTTAACTGTTGGACAGTTTGTCTATGTGATACGCAAGAGGATCAAACTGAGTGCCGAAAAAGCAATTTTCATATTTATGGACAATGTGTTGCCGCCAACAG GCGCTCTAATGTCGACTGTGTATGAGGCAAAGCAGGATGAAGATGGTTTCCTTTATGTAACCTACAGCGGAGAGAACACATTTGGGAACCCGATTCTACCATAG
- the LOC142545390 gene encoding uncharacterized protein LOC142545390 — translation MGGHGGLNILPQKRWNVYNYENREKVRRDEEAAAREEQLKREQSRKRDADLRLEKLRQARGLSNSSDQVDRDKPASNPTEIPTELPKEPESDSRHINLFEGIRIFDPIKPGDGKREVKKGKFWRDSDNSSNKKAKKVEEARAVGPEDEKYRMGYGVAGKGVKLPWYMEKRAIDENNLDDEEDFEDDSTSKERGKGNGGKKSLQELREERLKRERTEKEREKALIVEKSRRERGFSSRKRS, via the coding sequence ATGGGCGGCCATGGTGGTTTAAACATCCTGCCTCAAAAGCGGTGGAACGTTTACAACTACGAGAATCGAGAGAAAGTCCGGCGCGACGAGGAAGCCGCTGCCAGGGAAGAGCAGCTTAAGCGCGAGCAAAGCCGGAAACGTGATGCTGATTTGCGGCTGGAGAAGCTCCGCCAAGCCCGCGGCTTATCCAACTCATCTGATCAAGTTGACAGAGATAAGCCAGCTTCCAACCCGACCGAAATCCCTACGGAGCTCCCTAAAGAACCGGAGTCTGATTCAAGGCACATTAATTTGTTTGAAGGGATTCGGATTTTCGACCCGATTAAACCTGGTGATGGGAAACGTGAAGTAAAAAAGGGCAAATTTTGGAGGGATAGTGATAATAGCAGTAACAAGAAGGCCAAGAAGGTTGAGGAAGCGAGGGCGGTTGGTCCGGAGGATGAGAAATACAGGATGGGGTATGGGGTTGCAGGGaaaggtgtaaaattaccgtggTATATGGAGAAGAGAGCCATCGATGAGAACAATCTCGATGATGAAGAGGACTTTGAAGATGATTCGACATCGAAGGAGAGGGGAAAGGGTAATGGTGGGAAGAAGAGTTTGCAAGAGTTGAGGGAGGAGAGGTTGAAGAGAGAGAGGACGGAGAAGGAGAGGGAGAAGGCATTGATTGTAGAGAAGTCAAGGAGAGAGAGAGGGTTTTCTTCCAGAAAGAGGAGCTAA
- the LOC142545384 gene encoding putative trehalose-phosphate phosphatase F, with translation MDLQSSKASPVLADPTPVNKSRLGIPSSLLPSFSSSISAVARKKPGKLDDVQSNGWLDAMIASSPPRKKAVKDFNSLSDEPDIAYLSWMIRYPSALNSFQLIMDVARNRKLVLFLDYDGTLSPIVDDPDQAFMSAEMRLAVKNVGNHFPTAIISGRSRDKVYELVGLTELYYAGSHGMDIMFPAKDTVSGDDLNCVKGVDMEGKEVNLFQPASEFLPMINEVFTTLVEITKDIKGSKVENHKFCVSVHYRNVDENSWPVIAQYVHDVLKEHPRLRLTHGRKVLEVRPVIEWDKGKAVEFLLKSLGFSSHRDVLPIYIGDDRTDEDAFKVLRKEYRGYGILVSVVPKESNAFFSLRDTSEVQYFLESLVKITAQQDDA, from the exons ATGGATTTGCAGTCGTCAAAAGCGTCTCCTGTTCTTGCGGATCCTACACCAGTAAACAAATCAAGGCTGGGGATCCCTTCCAGTCTCTTGCCATCATTCTCATCTAGTATCTCTGCAGTTGCAAGAAAAAAGCCCGGAAAGCTAGATGATGTTCAATCCAACGGCTGGCTCGATGCAATGATAGCTTCATCCCCTCCTCGCAAAAAGGCTGTCAAGGATTTCAACAGTTTATCAGATGAACCTGATATTGCTTATCTGTCTTGGATG ATTAGATATCCATCGGCTCTCAACTCCTTCCAACTAATAATGGATGTTGCTAGGAATAGGAAATTAGTGCTATTCTTGGACTATGATGGAACTCTTTCCCCCATTGTGGACGACCCTGATCAAGCTTTTATGTCTGCCGAA ATGCGTCTTGCGGTAAAAAATGTCGGAAATCATTTTCCCACAGCCATCATCAGTGGAAGAAGCCGCGATAAG gTTTATGAATTAGTAGGACTTACAGAACTCTACTATGCCGGTAGTCATGGCATGGACATCATGTTCCCAGCCAAAGACACAGTGTCTGGAGACGATTTAAACTGTGTCAAGGGTGTTGATATGGAG GGCAAGGAGGTAAATCTATTCCAGCCCGCTAGTGAATTTTTACCCATGATCAATGAG GTTTTTACTACCCTTGTTGAGATTACTAAAGACATTAAAGGTTCAAAAGTGGAGAACCATAAATTTTGTGTCTCTGTACATTATCGTAACGTAGATGAAAAT AGTTGGCCAGTAATTGCACAGTATGTTCATGACGTTTTGAAGGAACATCCTCGATTAAGACTAACACATGGACGGAAG GTATTAGAGGTTCGTCCGGTGATCGAGTGGGATAAGGGAAAAGCAGTCGAATTTCTTCTGAAATCGTTAG GATTTAGTAGTCATAGAGACGTGCTTCCAATATATATCGGAGATGACAGAACCGATGAAGATGCTTTCAAG GTACTGAGGAAGGAATATCGAGGATACGGGATTCTTGTGTCTGTTGTCCCCAAAGAAAGCAACGCTTTCTTCTCTCTGAGAGACACTTCAGAG GTTCAATATTTCCTCGAATCCCTCGTCAAAATAACGGCGCAACAAGATGATGCATAG
- the LOC142545385 gene encoding LOW QUALITY PROTEIN: cation/H(+) antiporter 15-like (The sequence of the model RefSeq protein was modified relative to this genomic sequence to represent the inferred CDS: inserted 1 base in 1 codon; deleted 1 base in 1 codon): MSSEYPVANPANKTEDTIVCYAPTMITTNGIWQGDHPLDYSLPLFILQLALVVVVTRILVFALKPFRQPRVISEILGGVILGPSLLGQSTRFANTIFPLRSVMVLETTANVGLLYFLFLVGVEMDIAVIRRSGKKALFIAVAGMVLPFLVGLSFATILHSDTHILKMSTFVLFLGVSLSVTAFPVLARILAELKLLNTDIGRIAMSAALINDMFAWILLAFAIAMAENEAMSLASVWVILSSVAFIVFCIYVIRPLISWLIRRTPEGESISEFYICLILTGVMISGFITDAIGTHSVFGAFVFGLVVPNGPLGVTLIEKLEDFVSGLLLPLFFAISGLKTDITLITGVKTWAILALIIVLACAGKIXGTLLVSLYYKMPFYEGLTLGFLMNTKGLVEIIVLNVGKDQKVLDDQSFAVMVVAAVVMTSIIAPIVIKIYRPARKFIPYKRRTIQRTKRDGEFRVLVCVHSPRNVPTVINLLEASHPTKKSPIGVYVLHLVELTGRASAMLIVHNTRKSGHPALNRTQAQSDHIINAFENFEQQAGFISVNTLTAISPYSTMHEDICSVSEDKRVALIIVPFHKQQTVDGGMEATNPAFQTINQNVLANDPCSVGILVDRGLNGSTRLAANQVGHHVAVLFFGGADDREALAYAWRMCEHPRISLTIMRFLPGESTMESTQERRPNQSGRQILTVVTDNDREKQLDEDYINEFRARTTNDSSVAYTEKVVNHGEETVAAIRSIDTIHDLFIVGRGQGMASSVTAGLTDWSECPELGAIGDLLASSDFAATYSVLVVQQYMGMEAHGDAMIATPDSPNQHQEQHSFTLPRNQAVFHPQP, from the exons ATGTCGTCGGAATATCCGGTGGCGAACCCCGCCAACAAAACGGAGGATACGATAGTATGCTATGCTCCGACCATGATAACCACCAACGGGATTTGGCAAGGCGATCACCCTTTGGATTATTCTTTGCCACTCTTCATATTGCAGTTGGCGCTCGTCGTAGTTGTAACTCGTATTCTTGTTTTCGCCTTGAAACCGTTTCGCCAGCCTCGTGTCATTTCAGAGATTCTT GGAGGTGTGATATTGGGTCCATCTCTACTAGGACAAAGCACCCGATTCGCAAACACGATTTTTCCTTTAAGGAGTGTGATGGTTCTTGAAACTACGGCAAATGTAGGCCTTCTCTATTTCCTTTTTCTTGTTGGAGTAGAAATGGACATTGCTGTGATTCGGCGGAGTGGCAAAAAAGCTTTATTCATTGCAGTTGCGGGCATGGTTTTACCGTTTCTTGTTGGGCTTTCTTTCGCTACGATTCTGCATTCAGACACACATATCCTAAAGATGAGCACTTTCGTGCTCTTCCTTGGAGTTTCGCTTTCTGTCACCGCTTTCCCTGTGCTTGCACGTATATTAGCAGAGCTTAAACTTCTCAACACGGACATTGGAAGAATAGCCATGTCTGCGGCTCTGATTAATGACATGTTTGCATGGATTCTCTTAGCATTTGCCATTGCCATGGCTGAGAATGAGGCAATGTCTTTGGCTTCAGTTTGGGTGATACTGTCAAGCGTCGCCTTCATTGTTTTCTGTATTTATGTGATACGTCCGCTCATTTCATGGTTGATACGAAGGACCCCCGAAGGAGAATCCATCAGTGAATTCTACATCTGCCTCATACTCACCGGGGTTATGATATCCGGCTTCATCACAGATGCTATTGGAACACATTCTGTTTTTGGAGCTTTTGTTTTTGGCTTAGTGGTACCCAATGGACCTCTTGGTGTAACCCTCATAGAAAAGCTTGAAGACTTCGTCTCGGGGCTGCTGCTGCCTCTT TTCTTCGCCATTAGCGGTCTCAAAACGGATATTACTTTGATAACGGGAGTGAAAACATGGGCCATTTTAGCCCTTATAATTGTTCTTGCATGCGCCGGTAAAA GCGGAACGCTTCTCGTCTCTCTTTATTACAAGATGCCTTTCTACGAAGGGCTTACTCTAGGTTTTCTGATGAACACAAAAGGGCTTGTAGAGATTATAGTTCTTAACGTCGGCAAAGACCAAAAG GTCTTGGATGATCAGTCTTTTGCTGTCATGGTAGTTGCAGCAGTGGTTATGACTTCTATAATCGCACCAATCGTCATCAAGATCTACAGGCCGGCTAGGAAATTCATACCCTACAAAAGGAGAACTATTCAGAGAACGAAACGGGATGGTGAGTTTCGTGTCCTCGTGTGCGTTCACTCTCCAAGAAATGTACCAACAGTCATCAACCTCCTTGAAGCTTCTCATCCTACCAAGAAATCCCCCATTGGAGTATACGTTCTGCACCTTGTCGAGCTCACGGGCCGTGCGTCAGCCATGCTTATAGTGCACAACACTAGAAAATCAGGACACCCAGCCCTCAACCGTACGCAAGCTCAATCTGATCACATCATCAACGCATTTGAAAACTTTGAGCAACAGGCCGGTTTCATCTCCGTCAACACCCTCACCGCCATATCCCCTTACTCAACCATGCACGAAGACATTTGCAGCGTCTCAGAGGACAAGAGAGTCGCCTTAATCATAGTTCCTTTCCATAAGCAACAAACAGTGGATGGAGGAATGGAAGCAACCAATCCAGCATTTCAAACAATTAACCAAAATGTATTAGCCAATGACCCTTGCTCGGTTGGAATCCTTGTGGACAGAGGGCTCAATGGATCAACAAGATTGGCTGCAAATCAAGTAGGCCACCATGTAGCAGTACTATTCTTCGGTGGAGCAGATGACCGAGAAGCATTAGCATATGCATGGAGGATGTGTGAACATCCCAGGATCAGTCTTACCATAATGCGTTTCCTTCCTGGAGAGAGCACAATGGAATCAACTCAGGAACGCCGACCTAATCAAAGTGGCCGCCAAATCTTGACGGTGGTGACCGATAACGATAGAGAAAAACAGCTAGACGAGGACTATATAAACGAGTTCCGGGCAAGAACTACGAATGATTCCTCAGTGGCCTACACTGAGAAAGTGGTGAATCACGGAGAAGAAACCGTAGCAGCGATAAGATCAATAGACACGATCCATGATTTGTTTATAGTAGGTAGAGGACAGGGCATGGCATCCTCGGTGACAGCTGGACTTACGGACTGGAGCGAGTGCCCCGAACTTGGTGCCATTGGAGATCTATTGGCTTCATCTGACTTTGCAGCCACATATTCGGTGCTTGTTGTGCAACAATATATGGGGATGGAGGCCCATGGAGACGCCATGATCGCCACACCCGACAGCCCAAATCAACACCAAGAACAACATAGTTTTACACTTCCACGAAACCAGGCTGTGTTTCACCCACAACCCTGA